A genomic stretch from Croceibacterium aestuarii includes:
- a CDS encoding flagellar basal body L-ring protein FlgH, which produces MTNSAFRGMAAIAPLLALCACGPERPAGFTAALPPPPLARTPDAPDGAIYHASTGYAPLYYGQRASQVGDLVTVILVERTQTSKSASANNQRDGGISLAPPSAGPFSFDPGVLNSSGSSSFKGKGDAAQTSTLRGDLTVTIAEVRPNGTALVRGEKVMQLSQGEEWIQLSGIIRLADIDQDNRIASPRIADARITYAGKGSVQRASREGWLSRFFNIVTPF; this is translated from the coding sequence ATGACCAATTCCGCATTCCGCGGCATGGCCGCCATCGCGCCGTTGCTCGCGCTGTGCGCGTGCGGCCCCGAGCGTCCCGCCGGCTTCACTGCCGCCTTGCCGCCTCCACCGCTCGCCCGGACGCCGGACGCTCCCGACGGTGCGATCTATCATGCTTCCACCGGCTACGCCCCCTTGTACTACGGTCAGCGAGCCAGCCAGGTCGGTGATCTCGTCACCGTAATCCTGGTCGAACGCACGCAAACGTCGAAATCGGCAAGCGCCAACAACCAGCGCGACGGCGGCATCTCGCTTGCCCCGCCGAGCGCAGGCCCGTTCTCGTTCGACCCTGGAGTCCTTAACTCTTCGGGCTCTTCGTCGTTCAAGGGCAAGGGGGATGCGGCCCAGACCAGCACACTGAGGGGAGATCTCACCGTGACGATTGCCGAGGTCCGCCCAAACGGAACCGCACTGGTGAGAGGCGAAAAGGTCATGCAGCTGAGCCAGGGCGAAGAATGGATCCAGCTCTCGGGCATAATCCGCCTGGCGGATATCGATCAGGACAACCGCATCGCCTCGCCGCGGATCGCGGATGCACGCATCACGTACGCCGGCAAGGGCTCCGTCCAGCGGGCGAGCCGCGAAGGCTGGCTTTCGCGCTTTTTCAACATCGTCACACCGTTCTGA
- the flgG gene encoding flagellar basal-body rod protein FlgG produces the protein MPTSALQVARTGLEAQDARMRVIANNLANVGTTGFKKDRANFATLAYQDARVAGQRSSGETAYATGINLGTGVAIQSTSQIVTQGALNTTGNGLDLALDGDGYFQVEMPGGKLGYTRAGNFTRSAEGQLVTQQGYVVQPAITVPEGAGAIAVSPDGTVTAVISGDAEPAELGQLQVATFANPAGLQAIGDNFLVETAASGAVQLAPGGENGRGHIRQGMLEASNVNIVEELVDMIECQRAYEINSKMVSSVDEMLRNANQTL, from the coding sequence ATGCCCACTTCCGCTCTCCAGGTCGCCCGCACCGGGCTCGAGGCTCAGGACGCGCGCATGCGCGTGATCGCCAACAATCTCGCCAATGTCGGCACCACGGGATTCAAGAAGGACCGCGCCAACTTCGCCACGCTCGCCTACCAGGACGCGCGCGTCGCAGGCCAGCGATCCTCGGGAGAAACCGCTTACGCCACTGGCATCAACCTGGGCACGGGGGTCGCGATCCAGTCGACCAGCCAGATCGTCACTCAGGGCGCGCTCAACACTACCGGCAACGGTCTCGATCTCGCTCTCGATGGCGACGGCTATTTCCAAGTGGAAATGCCCGGCGGCAAGCTGGGGTACACGCGAGCGGGCAACTTCACCCGCTCCGCCGAAGGCCAGCTCGTCACCCAGCAGGGTTATGTCGTCCAACCGGCGATTACCGTGCCCGAGGGGGCCGGCGCAATCGCCGTTTCGCCCGACGGGACTGTCACAGCGGTTATCTCGGGCGACGCCGAACCGGCCGAGCTCGGCCAGCTGCAGGTGGCTACGTTCGCCAATCCCGCGGGGCTGCAGGCGATCGGCGACAACTTCCTGGTCGAGACCGCCGCCAGCGGCGCCGTGCAGCTCGCCCCCGGCGGAGAAAACGGGCGCGGGCACATCCGCCAGGGCATGCTCGAGGCCTCGAACGTCAACATCGTCGAGGAGCTGGTGGACATGATCGAATGCCAGCGCGCCTACGAAATCAATTCGAAGATGGTCTCGTCGGTCGACGAGATGCTCCGCAACGCCAACCAGACGCTGTGA
- a CDS encoding flagellar basal body rod protein FlgF, with translation MDRLIYTALSGMQASMDRQRVIASNMANAQTVGFRAELLDQRPVTVKGETLEVRAMQDAEVRGAVMDGGELIETGNPLDIAVQGEALIAVQAEDGSEAYTRRGDLSVSPTGLLVNGEGRPVLGDAGPITVPLGGKASIAPDGAVTVADPAVPDQPPQEVGRIKLAGWRGSPLAKGLDGLFRVEGGGILPTDAEATVLSGSLEQSNVKPTEVLVDMIDAQRLFAMRSKLISTARECDEGGAQLMRLS, from the coding sequence ATGGACCGGCTGATCTATACCGCCCTGTCGGGCATGCAGGCCTCGATGGACCGCCAGAGGGTGATCGCCAGCAATATGGCGAACGCCCAGACGGTCGGCTTTCGCGCCGAGCTGCTCGACCAGCGCCCGGTCACCGTCAAAGGGGAGACTCTCGAGGTACGGGCCATGCAGGATGCCGAGGTTCGCGGCGCCGTCATGGACGGGGGCGAACTGATCGAGACGGGCAATCCGCTCGATATCGCCGTTCAGGGTGAAGCCCTGATCGCGGTGCAGGCGGAAGACGGGTCCGAGGCCTACACGCGCCGCGGCGACTTGTCGGTTTCGCCCACAGGCCTCCTGGTCAATGGCGAGGGCCGCCCGGTTCTCGGCGACGCGGGCCCGATCACCGTTCCGCTCGGCGGCAAGGCCTCCATTGCGCCCGATGGCGCAGTGACGGTCGCCGATCCGGCAGTGCCGGACCAGCCGCCGCAGGAAGTTGGCCGGATCAAACTGGCCGGCTGGCGCGGCAGCCCGCTGGCCAAGGGGCTCGACGGCCTTTTTCGCGTCGAGGGCGGCGGCATTCTGCCGACCGACGCCGAAGCGACGGTCTTGTCCGGTTCGCTCGAGCAATCGAATGTCAAACCCACAGAAGTGCTGGTCGACATGATCGACGCCCAGCGCCTGTTCGCAATGCGCAGCAAACTCATCAGCACCGCCCGCGAATGCGACGAGGGCGGCGCGCAGTTGATGCGTCTGAGCTGA
- a CDS encoding flagellar hook-basal body protein, whose protein sequence is MSFYTSLNGLKNAQTDLGVIAHNIANVETTGFKRGKSSFADVVAGGANTDPRMIKGLGATLEGITQNFALGPIEQTGSALDVAITGDGFFAMRSAESGHTLYTRNGAFGIDGAGFIDDGSNNRLQVFPTDTAGNVTSTTPVDAQIAPTNAAGAEFAGITVAADGKVSASYADGSVEAVGKVALASFIAPTGLKQVGSSNWESTGISGAAKYGAPGQGQFGSLLSGALERSNVDIAEELVGLITAQRNFQANAKAIDTASQISQTVINLRT, encoded by the coding sequence ATGTCCTTCTACACTTCCCTGAACGGCCTCAAGAACGCCCAGACCGACCTCGGCGTCATCGCGCACAACATTGCCAACGTCGAAACCACCGGTTTCAAGCGCGGCAAGTCCAGTTTTGCCGACGTCGTCGCCGGTGGCGCCAATACCGATCCGCGCATGATCAAGGGACTTGGTGCCACTCTCGAAGGAATTACGCAGAACTTCGCGCTCGGCCCGATCGAACAAACCGGCTCGGCGCTCGACGTCGCGATCACCGGTGACGGGTTCTTCGCCATGCGCTCCGCCGAAAGCGGACATACCCTCTACACACGAAACGGCGCGTTCGGCATCGACGGCGCCGGGTTCATCGACGACGGCTCCAACAACCGCCTGCAGGTGTTCCCGACCGATACCGCCGGGAACGTCACCTCGACCACGCCGGTGGACGCTCAGATCGCACCGACCAACGCCGCCGGGGCCGAATTCGCCGGGATCACCGTCGCCGCCGACGGCAAGGTGAGTGCTTCTTACGCCGATGGCAGCGTCGAAGCCGTGGGCAAGGTCGCCCTCGCCTCGTTCATCGCACCGACCGGGCTCAAGCAGGTCGGCTCTTCGAACTGGGAGTCGACCGGCATCTCCGGCGCCGCCAAGTACGGTGCGCCCGGGCAAGGCCAGTTCGGGTCGCTTCTTTCCGGCGCACTCGAGCGTTCGAACGTGGACATCGCCGAGGAATTGGTTGGCTTGATCACCGCGCAGCGGAACTTCCAAGCCAATGCCAAGGCCATCGATACCGCGTCGCAGATCTCGCAAACCGTGATCAATCTGCGGACCTGA
- a CDS encoding flagellar hook assembly protein FlgD → MTVTPTSAATGAASGASGASGRDYSSLGQADFLRLLTVQVQQQDPFDPVDNKEMLAQMAQFSSLAGISDVNSTLQKISDKLDVLAAANASAATTK, encoded by the coding sequence ATGACCGTAACCCCCACTTCAGCCGCCACCGGCGCGGCCAGCGGCGCAAGCGGCGCCAGCGGTCGCGACTACTCGTCGCTCGGCCAGGCCGATTTCCTGCGACTGCTGACCGTCCAGGTGCAGCAGCAGGACCCGTTCGATCCGGTCGATAACAAGGAGATGCTGGCGCAGATGGCCCAGTTTTCCTCGCTGGCCGGGATCTCGGACGTGAACTCCACGCTGCAGAAGATTTCCGACAAACTCGACGTGCTCGCCGCGGCCAACGCGAGCGCCGCCACCACCAAATGA
- the flgC gene encoding flagellar basal body rod protein FlgC has protein sequence MSGPMTLFELGQRAMSAQLVRMNAAASNLANAGSVAGSEDEAYRPLRPVFAEQLDAASGLSSVQVDGVYRADVAPLRRHDPGHPLADENGDVWASPVDENAEMVEMLEASRQYQNMVEALSTAKQLMLETMRMK, from the coding sequence ATGTCCGGACCGATGACCCTCTTCGAACTCGGCCAGCGGGCCATGTCCGCGCAGCTCGTGCGGATGAACGCGGCGGCCTCGAACCTCGCCAACGCCGGCAGCGTGGCCGGAAGCGAAGACGAGGCATATCGGCCGTTGCGCCCCGTCTTCGCCGAACAGCTCGACGCCGCCAGCGGCCTCAGCTCGGTGCAGGTGGACGGTGTCTATCGTGCCGACGTGGCGCCGCTGCGCAGGCACGACCCCGGACACCCCCTGGCCGATGAAAACGGCGATGTTTGGGCCTCCCCGGTCGATGAGAACGCCGAGATGGTCGAGATGCTCGAAGCCTCACGCCAGTACCAGAACATGGTCGAGGCCCTGTCCACCGCCAAGCAACTGATGCTCGAAACGATGAGGATGAAATGA
- a CDS encoding flagellar basal body rod protein FlgB: MSEGLFGIHGAALEIRAQRMGVLGSNIANAATPGYKARDIDFAAALDARLGGADEAQATGTATRFRVPVMPSLDGNTVEMSTEQAAFAENAVAYTATLGFLRGRIETVTRAIRGE; the protein is encoded by the coding sequence ATGAGCGAAGGTCTTTTCGGGATTCACGGTGCGGCGCTGGAAATCAGGGCGCAACGCATGGGTGTGCTCGGCTCGAACATCGCCAACGCCGCGACGCCTGGATACAAGGCGCGCGATATCGATTTCGCAGCCGCGCTCGATGCGCGGCTGGGCGGTGCCGACGAGGCTCAGGCCACCGGCACCGCTACCCGTTTCCGCGTGCCGGTGATGCCGAGCCTCGACGGCAACACGGTGGAGATGTCCACCGAACAGGCCGCGTTCGCCGAGAACGCCGTCGCCTATACCGCCACGCTGGGCTTTCTTCGCGGACGCATCGAGACCGTGACCCGCGCGATCAGGGGCGAATAA